In a single window of the Clarias gariepinus isolate MV-2021 ecotype Netherlands chromosome 16, CGAR_prim_01v2, whole genome shotgun sequence genome:
- the nfatc2ip gene encoding NFATC2-interacting protein isoform X1 — protein sequence MAQVAHDSDSDVEIVAHSCPTPRPKRRRVLDPLSIPAVPISYKKVTHKPLVKQPLYKQVDCTDISEEEKEASLWLPSPPKCKNHPITINLSDSEEETEQEMPHLETKRSNKRVRPKDIPDFSDCRSQIHDRYKDDNNIIINNKKQRRPLKPKRRDRARKISLKIRWRMDVHKIPVLSTDPLSKAVAQLSVKLKVPPTKILLMKNDDELQVHLTITQLDLSITDTIDCLVIADDKEDESSCDVITLRLQGKEKGSVQEYSLDKDAPLGSILSQYTSGLSAAAKRKVKFLFDGLKLKHNQTPLQLDMEDGDVIDVWA from the exons ATGGCTCAAGTG GCACACGACAGTGACAGTGATGTTGAGATTGTGGCACATAGCTGCCCAACTCCACGTCCTAAACGAAGGCGTGTCCTCGACCCTCTATCCATTCCAGCGGTGCCCATTTCCTACAAAAAG GTCACACATAAACCTTTAGTGAAACAACCACTCTACAAACAAGTGGACTGTACAG ATATcagtgaagaagaaaaagaagccaGTCTTTGGCTTCCGTCCCCACCCAAATGTAAGAACCATCCAATTACCATAAACTTGAGTGACTCTGAGGAGGAAACAGAACAAGAAATGCCTCA TTTGGAAACTAAGCGGTCAAACAAAAGAGTAAG GCCTAAAGATATACCAGACTTCAGTGACTGTCGCTCCCAAATACATGACCGCTACAAGGATGAcaacaatattataataaataataaaaagcaaaggCGTCCACTCAAACCTAAGCGCAGAGACCGTGCCCGAAAAATCTCACTGAAAATTCGCTGGCGAATGGATGTTCACAAAATTCCAGTGCTTTCA ACGGATCCTCTGAGCAAGGCTGTAGCTCAGCTGTCTGTCAAACTTAAAGTCCCGCCCACTAAAATACTGTTGATGAAAAATGATGATGAGCTTCAAGTGCATTTAACAATCACACAGCTAGATCTTAGCATTACAGACACTATAG ACTGTCTTGTGATAGCCGACGACAAAGAAGATGAAAGTAGCTGTGATGTCATTACCCTGCGACTGCAAGGCAAAGAAAAAGGATCCGTACAAGAATATTCCTTAGATAAA GATGCTCCTCTGGGTTCCATTCTGTCACAGTACACTTCAGGTCTGTCCGCTGCTGCTAAGCGCAAGGTCAAATTCCTTTTCGATGGGTTAAAGTTGAAACACAATCAGACCCCTTTACAGCTGGATATGGAAGACGGTGATGTCATTGACGTCTGGGCCTAA
- the sgf29 gene encoding SAGA-associated factor 29 isoform X1, translating to MALVSADSKIAELLSELHQLIKQTQEERSRSEHNLLNIQKTHERMQTENKKLYLSPASPYYRTKLRGLYTTAKADAEAECSILRHALDKILEIKSRLEERRIAVRMAGVYTDSDPPRKTMRRGVLMTLLQQSAMTLPLWIGKPGESPPPLCGAIPASSDYVAKQGDKVAARVKAVDGDEQWILAEVVSYNHSTNKYEVDDIDEEGKERHTLSRRRIIPLPQWKANPETDPEALFSKDQLVLALYPQTTCFYRALIHTPPHRPQDDYLVLFEDTSYADGYSPPLNVAQRYVVACKENKKK from the exons GAGGAGCGTTCGCGCAGTGAACACAACCTACTAAACATCCAGAAGACACATGAAAGAATGCAGACAGAAAACAAAA AATTGTATCTTTCCCCAGCTTCCCCATACTATCGGACAAAGCTGCGTGGACTGTACACCACAGCAAAAGCAGATGCCGAGGCTGAGTGCAG tatatTACGCCATGCTCTTGACAAGATTCTAGAAATTAAATCACGACTTGAGGAGAGACGTATTG CTGTAAGGATGGCAGGGGTGTACACCGACAGTGACCCACCCAGAAAAACAATGCGGAGAGGTGTTCTGATGACCCTGTTACAGCAATCTGCTATGACGCTTCCTCTCTGGATTGGAAAACCAGGTGAAAG CCCACCTCCTTTGTGTGGAGCAATACCCGCAAGCAGTGACTACGTAGCTAAGCAGGGTGACAAGGTGGCAGCTAGGGTGAAGGCTGTGGATGGTGATGAACAGTGGATCCTGGCTGAAGTGGTCAGCTACAATCACTCCACCAACAA GTATGAAGTGGATGACATTGATGAGGAAGGAAAGGA GAGACACACTTTAAGCCGTAGACGAATCATCCCACTGCCGCAGTGGAAAGCCAACCCAGAGACAGACCCTGAGGCACTTTTCAGCAAAGATCAGCTGGTGCTGGCCCTTTACCCACAAACCACCTGTTTCTACAGAGCCCTCATTCATACCCCCCCTCACCGG CCGCAGGATGACTACTTGGTGCTGTTTGAAGACACATCGTATGCAGATGGCTACTCACCGCCCCTTAACGTTGCTCAAAGATACGTAGTGGCCTGCAAGGAGAACAAGAAAAAGTGA
- the sgf29 gene encoding SAGA-associated factor 29 isoform X2, with the protein MALVSADSKIAELLSELHQLIKQTQEERSRSEHNLLNIQKTHERMQTENKTSPYYRTKLRGLYTTAKADAEAECSILRHALDKILEIKSRLEERRIAVRMAGVYTDSDPPRKTMRRGVLMTLLQQSAMTLPLWIGKPGESPPPLCGAIPASSDYVAKQGDKVAARVKAVDGDEQWILAEVVSYNHSTNKYEVDDIDEEGKERHTLSRRRIIPLPQWKANPETDPEALFSKDQLVLALYPQTTCFYRALIHTPPHRPQDDYLVLFEDTSYADGYSPPLNVAQRYVVACKENKKK; encoded by the exons GAGGAGCGTTCGCGCAGTGAACACAACCTACTAAACATCCAGAAGACACATGAAAGAATGCAGACAGAAAACAAAA CTTCCCCATACTATCGGACAAAGCTGCGTGGACTGTACACCACAGCAAAAGCAGATGCCGAGGCTGAGTGCAG tatatTACGCCATGCTCTTGACAAGATTCTAGAAATTAAATCACGACTTGAGGAGAGACGTATTG CTGTAAGGATGGCAGGGGTGTACACCGACAGTGACCCACCCAGAAAAACAATGCGGAGAGGTGTTCTGATGACCCTGTTACAGCAATCTGCTATGACGCTTCCTCTCTGGATTGGAAAACCAGGTGAAAG CCCACCTCCTTTGTGTGGAGCAATACCCGCAAGCAGTGACTACGTAGCTAAGCAGGGTGACAAGGTGGCAGCTAGGGTGAAGGCTGTGGATGGTGATGAACAGTGGATCCTGGCTGAAGTGGTCAGCTACAATCACTCCACCAACAA GTATGAAGTGGATGACATTGATGAGGAAGGAAAGGA GAGACACACTTTAAGCCGTAGACGAATCATCCCACTGCCGCAGTGGAAAGCCAACCCAGAGACAGACCCTGAGGCACTTTTCAGCAAAGATCAGCTGGTGCTGGCCCTTTACCCACAAACCACCTGTTTCTACAGAGCCCTCATTCATACCCCCCCTCACCGG CCGCAGGATGACTACTTGGTGCTGTTTGAAGACACATCGTATGCAGATGGCTACTCACCGCCCCTTAACGTTGCTCAAAGATACGTAGTGGCCTGCAAGGAGAACAAGAAAAAGTGA
- the nfatc2ip gene encoding NFATC2-interacting protein isoform X2 produces MAHDSDSDVEIVAHSCPTPRPKRRRVLDPLSIPAVPISYKKVTHKPLVKQPLYKQVDCTDISEEEKEASLWLPSPPKCKNHPITINLSDSEEETEQEMPHLETKRSNKRVRPKDIPDFSDCRSQIHDRYKDDNNIIINNKKQRRPLKPKRRDRARKISLKIRWRMDVHKIPVLSTDPLSKAVAQLSVKLKVPPTKILLMKNDDELQVHLTITQLDLSITDTIDCLVIADDKEDESSCDVITLRLQGKEKGSVQEYSLDKDAPLGSILSQYTSGLSAAAKRKVKFLFDGLKLKHNQTPLQLDMEDGDVIDVWA; encoded by the exons ATG GCACACGACAGTGACAGTGATGTTGAGATTGTGGCACATAGCTGCCCAACTCCACGTCCTAAACGAAGGCGTGTCCTCGACCCTCTATCCATTCCAGCGGTGCCCATTTCCTACAAAAAG GTCACACATAAACCTTTAGTGAAACAACCACTCTACAAACAAGTGGACTGTACAG ATATcagtgaagaagaaaaagaagccaGTCTTTGGCTTCCGTCCCCACCCAAATGTAAGAACCATCCAATTACCATAAACTTGAGTGACTCTGAGGAGGAAACAGAACAAGAAATGCCTCA TTTGGAAACTAAGCGGTCAAACAAAAGAGTAAG GCCTAAAGATATACCAGACTTCAGTGACTGTCGCTCCCAAATACATGACCGCTACAAGGATGAcaacaatattataataaataataaaaagcaaaggCGTCCACTCAAACCTAAGCGCAGAGACCGTGCCCGAAAAATCTCACTGAAAATTCGCTGGCGAATGGATGTTCACAAAATTCCAGTGCTTTCA ACGGATCCTCTGAGCAAGGCTGTAGCTCAGCTGTCTGTCAAACTTAAAGTCCCGCCCACTAAAATACTGTTGATGAAAAATGATGATGAGCTTCAAGTGCATTTAACAATCACACAGCTAGATCTTAGCATTACAGACACTATAG ACTGTCTTGTGATAGCCGACGACAAAGAAGATGAAAGTAGCTGTGATGTCATTACCCTGCGACTGCAAGGCAAAGAAAAAGGATCCGTACAAGAATATTCCTTAGATAAA GATGCTCCTCTGGGTTCCATTCTGTCACAGTACACTTCAGGTCTGTCCGCTGCTGCTAAGCGCAAGGTCAAATTCCTTTTCGATGGGTTAAAGTTGAAACACAATCAGACCCCTTTACAGCTGGATATGGAAGACGGTGATGTCATTGACGTCTGGGCCTAA